Proteins from one Mixophyes fleayi isolate aMixFle1 chromosome 9, aMixFle1.hap1, whole genome shotgun sequence genomic window:
- the LOC142102161 gene encoding ADP-ribosylation factor 6-like, producing the protein MGHMLSRVFGNKEMRILMLGLDAAGKTTILYKLKLGQSVTTIPTVGFNVETVTYKNVKFNVWDVGGQDKIRPLWRHYYTGTQGLIFVVDCADRDRIDEARQELHRIINDREMRDAIILIFANKQDLVDAMKPHEIQEKLGLTRIRDRNWYVQPSCANTGEGLYEGLMWLTSNYKS; encoded by the coding sequence ATGGGGCATATGCTATCCAGGGTGTTTGGGAACAAAGAAATGCGAATATTAATGTTGGGTCTAGACGCGGCCGGAAAGACCACCATTCTGTACAAGCTGAAGTTGGGCCAATCCGTCACGACCATTCCCACTGTGGGCTTCAATGTGGAGACGGTGACTTATAAGAATGTTAAGTTCAATGTGTGGGACGTTGGCGGCCAGGACAAGATCCGCCCGCTCTGGCGGCACTATTACACAGGCACACAGGGCCTCATATTTGTGGTAGACTGTGCTGACCGAGATCGCATTGACGAGGCGCGGCAAGAACTCCACCGCATCATTAATGACCGTGAAATGAGGGATGCCATCATTCTCATTTTCGCCAACAAACAGGACCTGGTAGATGCCATGAAGCCACACGAAATCCAGGAAAAGCTTGGACTAACCCGCATCAGGGACAGAAACTGGTACGTCCAGCCATCTTGTGCCAACACCGGAGAGGGACTCTACGAGGGTCTCATGTGGCTAACTTCAAACTACAAATCTTAA